In Chlorogloeopsis sp. ULAP01, the following proteins share a genomic window:
- a CDS encoding glycoside hydrolase family 140 protein, whose translation MYKPLARRVFIGLCFGIGLSVSLSQTIKAVQRLKVKTNKHYLFKEDGKPFFYLGDTAWELFHRLNREEALIYLQDRVRKGFTVIQAVVLAELDGLKQPNPYGYLPLRNNDPTKPNEGYFQHIDYIVNKAEEMGLYIGMLPTWGDKWNKKWGVGPEIFTPTNAEAFGLYLGKRYNNKPIIWILGGDRNPENDTHLAIIRAMAKGLKKGDGGNHLMTYHPQGGSNSATWFQNDDWLDFNMFQSGHKAINLPNYEITSENYFLNPPKPTLDGEPRYEDHPIDWKPENGWFNEFDVRQAAYWSMLAGACGHTYGNHNIWQMWEPKKKPISAARTPWRQALRHPGAIQMGYLRRLFESRPFIKLVPDQSLIISDVGEGMDHLRAACAEDGSFAFVYTPTGKPINVKLGKIKGTTVKAYWYDPRKGIAKQIVELPSSGTREFIPPTRGRGNDWLLVLDNAAMNFSAPGVD comes from the coding sequence ATGTACAAGCCTTTAGCTCGACGAGTGTTTATTGGCTTATGTTTTGGGATAGGTCTATCAGTATCTTTATCACAAACAATTAAAGCAGTACAACGCTTAAAGGTGAAAACAAATAAGCATTACTTATTTAAAGAAGATGGTAAGCCTTTCTTCTATCTCGGTGATACAGCTTGGGAGTTGTTTCATCGGCTGAATCGGGAAGAGGCACTGATTTACTTGCAAGATCGTGTCAGAAAAGGATTTACTGTCATCCAAGCCGTTGTTCTTGCTGAATTAGATGGACTTAAGCAACCTAATCCTTATGGCTATCTACCACTAAGAAATAACGATCCCACCAAACCTAATGAAGGTTACTTTCAGCATATTGATTACATTGTAAATAAAGCCGAAGAGATGGGGCTTTACATCGGAATGTTGCCGACATGGGGAGATAAATGGAATAAAAAATGGGGTGTAGGGCCAGAAATTTTTACCCCAACTAATGCCGAAGCTTTTGGTCTATATCTTGGCAAGCGCTACAATAATAAGCCGATTATATGGATTCTCGGTGGCGATCGCAATCCAGAAAACGATACTCATCTTGCCATAATTCGGGCGATGGCGAAAGGATTAAAGAAGGGGGATGGAGGCAACCATTTAATGACATACCATCCACAAGGGGGAAGTAATTCAGCGACTTGGTTTCAGAATGATGATTGGCTTGATTTTAATATGTTCCAATCTGGTCATAAGGCTATTAATTTACCGAATTATGAGATTACATCAGAGAACTATTTTTTAAATCCACCAAAGCCAACGCTAGATGGGGAACCACGCTATGAAGATCACCCAATTGATTGGAAACCAGAGAATGGCTGGTTTAATGAGTTTGATGTTAGGCAAGCCGCCTACTGGTCAATGTTAGCTGGAGCTTGCGGTCATACTTACGGTAACCATAACATCTGGCAGATGTGGGAGCCAAAGAAAAAGCCCATTTCAGCAGCTAGAACACCTTGGCGGCAAGCTCTAAGACATCCTGGCGCAATCCAGATGGGCTATTTACGGCGATTATTTGAATCTAGGCCATTTATAAAGTTAGTACCCGATCAGTCTCTGATTATCAGTGATGTGGGTGAGGGGATGGATCATTTGAGAGCTGCTTGTGCGGAGGATGGTAGTTTTGCATTTGTGTATACACCTACCGGAAAGCCTATTAATGTAAAGTTAGGAAAAATAAAAGGCACTACAGTAAAAGCTTATTGGTACGATCCACGCAAGGGGATTGCAAAACAGATAGTAGAACTACCTAGTAGTGGAACAAGAGAATTCATACCACCAACAAGAGGGCGGGGTAATGATTGGCTCTTGGTGTTAGATAATGCAGCCATGAATTTTTCAGCGCCAGGAGTTGATTAG